Part of the Pueribacillus theae genome, ATGTGACGATGGCTTCTGCTTGCGGTTCAGTAAATCCATACAGCTTGCTTAACCGGTTTTTCGAATCGCGTTTATCTTTCGATTCCCGAATTGTGGCGATGACTTCATCCAGGATGGAAATCGCCTTAACTAGTCCTTCCACAACATGAAGGCGTTCTTTCGCTTTGTGCAAATCAAATCTCGATCGGTTTGTAACCACTTCTTTTTGATGATCGATATAAGCTTTAAGAAGCTTTTTTAACCCCATTAGTTGCGGTGTTTTGTTATAAATGGCAACCATATTAAAATTGTAAGTTACTTGTAAATCCGTATTTTTATACAAATAATTTAATATGCCGTCCGCATTTGCATCTTTTCTTAATTCAATCACGATTCTTAACCCAGTTCGGTCAGTCTCATCTCTTACTTCAGCGATTCCTTCCAACTTTCTGTCAAGCCGGAGTTCATCCATCTTCTTTACGAGATTGGCTTTGTTTACGTCTGCGGGAATCTCAGTTATTGTAATTTGCTCGCGGCCCCCGCGCAGCGTTTCGATCGAAGCAACACCCCGGACAATGATCCTTCCCTTACCAGTTTCGTAGGCTTTCTTAATGCCTTCAATCCCTTGAACAATGCCGCCTGTTGGAAAATCAGGCCCCTTAATAACGGTCATGAGCTGTTCCAGTGAACAATCAGGCTTCTCCAGTTGCATGATAACCGCATCAATCACTTCACCTAATTGGTGTGGAGGGATTTCAGTTGCATAGCCTGCCGATATCCCTGTTGAACCGTTTACGAGTAAATTTGGATACATTGCAGGCAAAACAACTGGTTCGTCGGTCGTGTCGTCGAAATTAGGTGCAAATTCAACTGTCTGCTTCTCAATATCACGCAACAGCTCTGTCGTTATTGATGAGAGACGCGCTTCTGTATAACGCATGGCTGCGGGCGGGTCTCCATCGATGCTGCCATTGTTGCCGTGCATTTCGATTAGATTATATCTCACTTTCCATGATTGGCTCATTCTGACCATTGCTTCATAAACCGATGAATCACCGTGAGGATGGAAGTTGCCAATTACATTCCCAACCGTTTTTGCGGATTTTCGGTATGGTTTTTCTGCCGTGTTCCCATCTTGATGCATCGCATATAAAATTCTTCTTTGAACAGGCTTTAAGCCATCCCTCACATCTGGCAAAGCCCGATCTTGGATAATGTATTTGCTGTAGCGGCCAAACCGATCTCCGATGACTTC contains:
- the parC gene encoding DNA topoisomerase IV subunit A — protein: MSQAEKFLDLPLEEVIGDRFGRYSKYIIQDRALPDVRDGLKPVQRRILYAMHQDGNTAEKPYRKSAKTVGNVIGNFHPHGDSSVYEAMVRMSQSWKVRYNLIEMHGNNGSIDGDPPAAMRYTEARLSSITTELLRDIEKQTVEFAPNFDDTTDEPVVLPAMYPNLLVNGSTGISAGYATEIPPHQLGEVIDAVIMQLEKPDCSLEQLMTVIKGPDFPTGGIVQGIEGIKKAYETGKGRIIVRGVASIETLRGGREQITITEIPADVNKANLVKKMDELRLDRKLEGIAEVRDETDRTGLRIVIELRKDANADGILNYLYKNTDLQVTYNFNMVAIYNKTPQLMGLKKLLKAYIDHQKEVVTNRSRFDLHKAKERLHVVEGLVKAISILDEVIATIRESKDKRDSKNRLSKLYGFTEPQAEAIVTLQLYRLTNTDVKTLQKEASELEKKIKQLESILKSESKLISVIKKELADVKKKYNDERKTKIEDAIEEIKINLEVVVPKEDVIATVTKDGYVKRTSLRSYSASNFEDLGMKESDRLLRKLEINTTETLLLFTNKGNFIYLPVHMLPDIRWKEPGQHVSNFITFDENEKIIEAIGVSHFTEDLNLLFLTKNGFVKQSVLSLYKAQRFNRALMGIRLKDDDEVINVYVTKGNEDLLLATKQGYSLRFNLEEVNPIGLRALGVKGINLKENDQVVGGIILDENVDFDLLVVTHRFAVKKMPATRFERSKRARRGVAILRELKANPHEVIAFIPVTKFGQLNIRTEKGEIVKIHSSTLRLSDLQSNGSFVADSKKIGAIIDVWVEEIALEE